The sequence CGTGGCGAGATCCGTCAACACCTTTCGCGCAATGGCAAACACTTCTTGCTGGGTCCGGCGACTGATGGCTTGATTGAGGTGATGCGCATCGTTTCTCAACGTTTCCTGTCGCTTGGCACTTAAGGCGTCGGCCGCCTGACGTGCTTCGTCGAGGAGCCGCTGACCTTCCGCCTTCGCATCCTCCGTTGCCTGGTTCAAGAGTGCCGCGCGCTGCCGGACAAACTCCTCATTCTTGTGTTGAAACTCGTCACGCTGCGTTTGGGCTTCAGTTTGTTTCGCGGCGGCATCGGCGAGTTCAGCAAGGATACGCTTCTCCCGCTCGTCGAGGGCATGGAGAATAGGATTGTATAGAAAGCGCCTCATCAACCACACCAAGATGAGAAAGTTGAGCGCCTGCGCAATGACGGTGAACCAATCGATCAGCATCGGTTACTTTCCCGCGGCTTGGGCGATGACGTGATTCCAGAACGGGTTGGCGAACAGGAGAATCATCGAGACCACGAAGCAGTAGATGGCCGTCGACTCGATCATCGCCAGGCCGACGAATAAGGTCCGGGTGATGGTCGCGGAGGCATCTGGTTGCTGGGCCAGCGAAGTCAGCGCGCTCGAGACCGCCCTCCCCTCGCCTAATGCAGGACCTATCGCGCCGAAGCTGGTGGTAATGCCTGCAGTCACAATTGATGCCACCGCAATAATCGTCAAACTATCCATCCATATCTCCTTTTGTTGTCGGAGTTCATCGTTCAATGTTTTGCATCTGGTTCAGGCCTGGGCCTCCTGGCTCGCGTGGCGGCGGCGATGTACACCGCCGCCAGGATGCTGAAGATGTAGGCCTGTACCATGCCGGTGAGCAGACCGAGCGCCGTCATGGCAATCGGAAAGATAAAGGGCGTAATAGTCAGCAGGATACCGATAATCATGGCTCCGCTCATCATGTTGCCGAACAGACGAACGGCCAAGGCCAGCGTGCGCGAAAGCTCGCCGATGATGTTGAACGGAAGCATGATAGCTGTGGGCTGTGCGTAGGACTTGAGATATCCGCCTACGCCTTGCTCCTCAATGCCGAACAACGGTACGGCCACGAACACACACAATGCCAGCGCCGTGGTGGTCGAGAGCGAGCCTGTCGGCGGTTCATAGCCGGGGATCACGGTGCCAAGGCTGGCTGCCGCGACGAATAGGAAGAGCGTACCCAAAAAGGGGAGATATTTCTCTGGGTGGCGGAGGCCAACCTCTTCGATTTGTTTCTCGATAGCGGTCACGATAATTTCCAAGAAATTCTGCCAGCGGGAACGTCGCAGGCCAGTGGACAGTTTGCGCGTAATGAGTTCTGAACCGACTACCAGCACGAACATCAGCCCCCACGTCAACACAATCGTGGCGTTGAGTTTGAAAAACCCATATTGCCAGAAGATGATCTCGTCGGGACTAAGACGCATGACCGGCCTCCTTCGCTGAGGAATTGTGGTGCGCGACCGGGGGGCCGGTAAACCGCGTCACAATGAAATGCGCGATGACAAATCCAAGGAGACACAGCAGCAACCGCTCCCAGTGGCCGGCCGCAACAACATAAAATCCACCGAGGACGACACCAGTCCGCAACAGCAAGCTTCCCAGAAACCACAGCGCTGGACGTTTTGTAGAAATACCCTGCCGTACCGTCCACCAAAGGCCGCCAAAGAACAGGGTCCCTAGCAAAACGCCCGCTATCAATGCATCCATCAGGCTCACTGCTTCATTCATGGTTATTCTCCTCTTGCTCGCGTATTTCTCTGCCTTCCTTTGCAACCCAATGCCACGCGATGGAACAGCCGATCGCGAGACCAGCAACCAGCAGGGCCACCGTCCAAGAACGGCCTCCTGGATAGTGCCGGTCCACCCAGAGCCCAATCGCTACGCCCAGCAGTGTCGGCACCGCCACCGACCAACCCACCATGCCCATCATACCTAAGCCGGACCAGACGGTCTGCGTGATATGACGTTGCGCCTTGAGCTTACGAGCTGCCTTCAGGTTTACCTGGTGGCTGAATTCCGTCTCGCCCTCCGCAGGCTTTTCCTCCGGCTCTTCACTCATATTGAAACGCTGCGAAACGACGAACAAATCCGCTCTCTAATTTCGCCAGCACCGAACGCACACTCTTCTCCTGCTCGTCCAAATTCAGAAACTCTCGCTCCACCGCCTCGTGCAGTGTATCGAGGTCCGTTCCGCCAATTGCGTTGCGCACGGAGACGAGCACATCCAGGCCGGTCTTGACCAACACCCCTTCATCCACGGCCACGTAAACCTCGCCCTCCGCTTCGTGTTCGTAGACCAGAATCCCGGGCGCGAGCGCCGCGACGCAATCTAGACGGTGCGGCAGGAGTCCGAATGAGCCCTTACTTGTCTCTGCGACGATACGCGACACGCCAGTTTTCTCGGCAAAGATTTGGAAAGGCAGGAGAACCTTAAGATTCATGAGTGTCAGCGGCATGTTGGACCTTCGCTTGAGGTTTCTTACCGGTCTTCGTACGCGGTTTGGACTTGGTGTTGAGCGTGGAATCGGCGACAGGCTTCATGTCGGCCTTGGCTTCGTCAATGACCCCGATCATGTACAGCGCACTCTCCGGGATATCTTTGAACTCGTCACGCAAAATACGCTCGCAGCCATCCAGTGTATCCTTGAGGCTGACGAGCTTTCCTGTGATCCCGCTAAACTGCTCGGTGGCGAAAAAGGGCTGGGTGAGAAACCGCTCCAGACGTCGAGCTCGCGCGACCACGTGACGGTCCTCCCGCGATAGTTGCTCCAAGCCGAGCATGGCAATGATATCCTTGAGTGCGGCGTATTGCGCGAGCGTCCGCCGGATGTCCTGCGCGAGGGTATAGTGCCGCTCACCGATAATGCCGGGCGTGGCCATTTTGGAACTGGACTGCAACGGGTCGATGGCCGGGTACAGCCCCTCACTCGCCCGTTTGCGCGACAGCACGATGGACGCAGAAAGATGTGAGAACGTATGCACCGCTGCCGGATCGGTGAAATCGTCGGCCGGTACATACACTGCCTGGATTGAGGTAATCGCGCCGGTATCGGTATTGGCGATGCGCTCTTCCAATTGCGACAACTCAGTGCCCATCGTCGGCTGATAACCCAATCGGGAAGGCATCTGCCCCATCATGCCGGATATCTCCATGCCGGCCTGGATGAAACGAAAAATATTATCGATGAGCAGCAGCACATCGCGTTGCTCATCGTCGCGAAAATACTCGGCCATCGTCAGTGCTGTATGGCCCACGCGGAACCGGGCGCCAGGCGGTTCGTTCATTTGCCCGAACAACATCACCATATTCCGCAGCACACCAGCCGCCTTCATGTCGCGGTAGAGCTCCTCCCCTTCGCGACAGCGTTCGCCGATGCCGCAAAAAATACTCATGCCTGCGTGTTGCCCAACCATATTGTGAATCATCTCGGTCAGCAACACCGTCTTGCCCACGCCCGCACCGCCAAATAAGCCCGCTTTGCCGCCGCGCTCCAGCGGCATGAGCACATCGATGACTTTGATGCCAGTCTCGAAAACTTCTGATTTGGTGGAGCACCGAGACAGTGGTGGCGGGGCGCGATGGATGGTGCGCCACTCCACGTCCGAAACTTCTCCCTGGCGATCGATCGGCTTGCCAAACACGTCGAACATACGCGAGAGAATCCCTTTACCCACCGGCGCGTGTAACGGCCCACCCGTGTCCTCGACCGCCATACCGCGCGCAAGCCCCTGCGTGGGCGTCAATGCGATGCCGCGCACGCGATGCGCGTCGAGCTGTGCTAACACCTCAATGGCAATTTCTCCCTCCTTCGCGTGCAGCAACGAATAGATGGGCGGCAAATGTACATCGAACCGTACATCGACGACACTGCCGCGCACCGAGATCACGGTGCCGAGATTCGAAAGGCTGGTTGTGTACTTCATATTTTCTCTAGCCGGTACACTGTCACTTTATTTAAGAATACGCCTTTCCCGTCATCATTGTCTCTTTCCATGTCCCGGTCTGACTCCCATTTCCAGTTCCGGATTTCCAAGGCCAGTACGACGCATACATGGCTTCGCGGGTTCGAGTCGCCTGTGCATCGATGCGACAGAAAGCCATCACCCGCGTTCATCCGCTCTGAAGCGAAACTGAGGAAGGCGTGCGCATGCTTACCATCACTGAACACAGCTGTCGACAGCAGCTCCGCCGCCGTGATCAATCCTTACCCACTTCGACCATGAATGCGAACAGTCAACATGATGCTAGGTACCTCCTCATGTCATCGATCTCTTGGTATGATGATACACATCTGTATCTGTTATATCTGTGCTTGCGCCTCTCAGATGTCTGCGCAATCATCGTGCCATTTGCGCCGAAACAAATTTGAGCACGGAGTGGCTCAAGTGGTTTACAAGTCGTTAAAAGAGAAACCGTTGCGAGAAATCATTGTCGTCCCCATCAGGCAAAAGACCCCAGTCCTCTCACGAGCGCTGTTGCAAGATGCTACAGACGTGAATACTCAGACAGGTGTGGGTCAACATTTCGATTCGACATCGGCCATTGCTTCAGGGTTGCCACTCGAGCCTGTGAATTGTTATGGCTTTCCAGAAGGCACGATGATAGAGGGAGAGTGATGTTCGGCAGATATGTGACGCTGTTTGACATCTTAGGATTCAAGGTTCGGCTCAATCTGAGTTGGATCTTCCTTGTCGTGTTGGCCACCTGGTCGCTGGCGCGTTGGTACTTCCCTGAGTATTATCTCGGCCTTTCAGATTCTGCCTATTGGTGGATGGGCTCCGTCGCAACGATGGGCCTATTGGGATCACTCGTCTTGCACGAGTTCGCCCACGCTCTGGTTGCGCGGCAGTATGGAGTTCCGATCAGCACGATCACCTTGCTCGTCTTCGGAGGCGTGGCACAGATGGAGAAAGAACCGCCCAGCCCTAGGGCGGAATTTCTCATGGCGATCGCCGGCCCGATCTCCAGCCTCGCTCTGGGCGCCGCGTTCTATCTGGCATTCGAAGTCGGGTATCAGAGTCATCTTCCGCTTCCTGCCTTAGGGGTTCTCAGGTGCCTGGCTTTCGGCAACAGCCTCCTGGGCGGATTCAATCTGATCCCAGCCTTTCCTCTTGACGGTGGGCGCGCTCTGCGGGCCGGCTTATGGCGATGGACAAAAGATTTTCGTCGAGCCACTCGCTGGGCGTCGCTGGCTGGATCGATCTTAGGTTTTTTTCTGATGTTGTCGGGAGTCGCTCAGGCCTTCACCGGAAACTTTATAGTGGGGGTCTGGTGGTTCATTGTCGGCTTGTTCCTGCGGGGAACGGCGAAGGCCTCATACTACCAGGTGGTTGCGCGGACGATGCTGGGAAGCGAGCCGATCCAGCGATTCATGACGCCGAATCCTGCTTCCGTCTCACCAGATCTCACCGTGGATAAGTTAGTCGAAGAACATTTCTATCGATCGCTCCACACCATGTACCCCGTTGTCGACGATTCTCGTCTGGTCGGTTGCATCAGCTCGAAGCAAATCTCAGGAATCCCGCGCGACCAGTGGAATCGATTCCTCGTGCGCGATGTCGCCCTGCCCTGTTCGAAGGACAACACCGTCGACATCGAGACTGGAGCGCTGGCCGCTCTGGCAATTATGAACCGGACCGGCAATAGCCAGCTCTTAGTCATGGACGGGGATCGTCTTGCCGGCATCGTGACGCTCAAGGACCTGCTGAAGTTACTCGCGTTGAAATTGGATCTGGAGGGAGTCGCATGAGCAGAGGTACCGCCATGAAACATGATGACCGTACCGAGCTCCCGGTTGACCGACATGATTTAGTTACAGGCTATGAAACACCCGTTTTTCGAGCTACCCTCGGTCGGATGCTCACACAGCATCTGAGCGCATTGATCGCTACTCTCCTGTTTGGGCTGGCGTCGGTGCAGGCCGCGCAGGAACACCCTGGCGCGCAGGTTCAAGCAACCGATGCAACCCAGACGCCACTCTATACGAACCTGGGCTCACTTCATTACCCAGTCACGACAAGCATGCCGCTCGCGCAGCGGTACTTCGATCAGGGATTGCGTCTGTACTATGCATTCAACCACTCGGAAGCAATCCGGTCTTTTCAGGAAGGGGCGCGGCTCGATCCGGACTGCGCTATGTGCTACTGGGGCATCGCGCTCGCCAATGGCCCCAATATCAATGCACCGATGGATACCGCCAGCAGCCGTCTCGCCTATGCCACGCTTCAACAGGCACTCAAGCACGAGAAGAAGATGAGCGCACGGGAACGAGCGTTGATCCATGCGCTCGCGGCGCGTTACGAAGCCGAGCCGCCGGTCGATCGTGCCGAATTGGATGCCGCCTATGCCCGCGCGATGGCCGATGTGGTCCAGCGCTTCCCGGATGATCCGGAAGCCAAAACGTTGTATGCGGAATCGCTGATGGACTTGAGCCCATGGGATTACTGGACCAGTGACGGCAAACCGAGACCGAATACAACCAAGATCTTGTCACATCTCGAGCAGGTCTTGGCCACCGATCCCAATCATCCTGGTGCCAACCACTTTTACGTCCATGCGGTGGAGGCACTCCACCCAGAACGCGCGATCGAGGCCGCCGAGCGACTCGCAAGCCTGATGCCTGGGGCGGGGCACCTCATTCACATGCCAGGCCATATCTACATCCGGATCGGTCGGTATGAAGATGCCATCAAGGCCAATGAGCACGCCGTGCATGCCGATGAGACCTACATTCGCGACCACGGTCCCGTGACCGGCATCTATATGCTTGGGTACTACCCACACAATTATGACTTCCTGGCATTCGCGGCAAGCATGATCGGCCGAGAGAAGCAGGCCATCTCTGCCGCCGACAAGATCGCGTCCATGGCGCCGAATGAGCTGTTGCGCGAACAAGGGATGGCATTTCTACAGCATCACCAGACACGCAATCTGCAAATGCGGGTACGGTTCGGCCGCTGGGATGAATTGCTGAGTGCAGATGCGCCCGCAGAGGATCTGCCACACGCCCGTGCGATATGGCTGTACGCGCACGGGCGAGCGCTGGCAACACGCGGCCACCTCAGGGCAGCCGACGCAGCACTCGCACAGTTGCAGGCGATCGCTCGTGATCCTCAGGTGAAGTCGCTGCAGCTTGAATTCAATACATCCGGTGCCGTGCTGGGAATTGCAGGCGAGGTGCTTGCCGGCCACATCATCGCAGCCAAGGGCGATCTCACCCATGCAATCGGTCGTCTACGGGAAGCCGCGCGTCGCGAAGACGCGCTCGTGTATGGTGAACCGCCTGAGTGGACGGTACCCGTCAGGCAAGAACTCGGATCGTTGCTCCTCCAGGCAGGACACCCCGATGAGGCCGAGGGGGTTTTTCGTGAAGATCTGAAGCGTTTCCCCCAAAACCTCTGGTCGCAGCAAGGCCTCGCCCAAGCACTCCGCCTATTGAACCGTGAGACGGAAGCCGAGGCGATAGTCGAGCGCGTGCGTGCCATTCGTGCGTCCATACAAGAATAGAAGATGGGTATATTTCTGGTTGGTCAGACGCCAGCCCGATCATCTGGGAGCTGGAATGGAAATCGAGACCGCTCCCAGCACATCGTCGAGCTTGTAATCCCGCTTGGGACTCTGCGGATGCGCGTTATGACACGTGACGCAGACGGGCGAGACCGCATGGTCCGCGTACAAGGCTTGAAACCGCCTCTCGCCTCCTTCCGTGACAAACCCCTTATAGGGACGATCGGGTTCCGCCATGACAGCCTCCAGCCCTTTCTTCTCAAACTCGTTCGCGGGTCCGCTCAGCTTGTTGATGGGATGGAGGCTGACCAGCCTGTATTGGACCTTAACCCCGGTGAGTGCGGCTAGCCGCGAAGACTCTTGGAAGAATTGAGCGGGCAGAGGCAATGCTTTTTCCGAGCGCCAGTGCTCCGAGGATTCGATCACTCCCCGCCGTTGCATCCCCTCTACCACATGCACGGTGTAAAACGTCCGGTCTGACGTCAATACGGCATGAATATAATCCACCACAGTTTCTGCAGGAACTAAGGCCGATTCCTTGCCGGCTAATCCACTTCCCCAACCCACGAGCAGACACAGCATGACACCCAATCCTAAGGTAATCGTCTTCCTCCATGGCATAGCATCCCCCCTTCGCTAGAGCCGTCTCGCCAGAGGACAGGAACCCCCATGTCATCCAGCACTATATACCTTTACGGTTGATGAGGTCGGATTATGCAATCAGGATGTCCTTCGTCTCGCATCACCCGTCTGTGAATCACTCCTTGTGTTCCAGATTCTATTGCTAGCCCCTCTAGCAGAATGCTGAAAAAGTCCTTCAGCGGCGTTCTCGCGTCACGCCGAGGCTCAACGTACCGAAGCGTACGCCTTGCCTCCCCGCTCGCTGCGGCTTTGCTGGACGGCCTTGTTGAGCATTCTGGAATGTAGAGTGCCACAGTGTTTTCTGTCATCTTGTCACGGTGCCCGAAGCAGAAACCGAGTTTTTCAGCAGACTGCTAGGACTACTCTTGCTCCACGTCGATTACCGCGCCGGTTTCGGCATCGATGTGAACTTCCATCACTTTGTTGTCGGTCGTGACCACTTCGACCTCCCAGATGAGCTTGTTGTGCTTCTTTTCCAATTCAGCCTCGATAACCTTGCCTGCTACTT is a genomic window of Candidatus Nitrospira kreftii containing:
- a CDS encoding putative F0F1-ATPase subunit, with translation MSEEPEEKPAEGETEFSHQVNLKAARKLKAQRHITQTVWSGLGMMGMVGWSVAVPTLLGVAIGLWVDRHYPGGRSWTVALLVAGLAIGCSIAWHWVAKEGREIREQEENNHE
- a CDS encoding putative alternate ATP synthase, F1 subunit epsilon, with amino-acid sequence MPLTLMNLKVLLPFQIFAEKTGVSRIVAETSKGSFGLLPHRLDCVAALAPGILVYEHEAEGEVYVAVDEGVLVKTGLDVLVSVRNAIGGTDLDTLHEAVEREFLNLDEQEKSVRSVLAKLESGFVRRFAAFQYE
- a CDS encoding Zinc metalloprotease, translating into MFGRYVTLFDILGFKVRLNLSWIFLVVLATWSLARWYFPEYYLGLSDSAYWWMGSVATMGLLGSLVLHEFAHALVARQYGVPISTITLLVFGGVAQMEKEPPSPRAEFLMAIAGPISSLALGAAFYLAFEVGYQSHLPLPALGVLRCLAFGNSLLGGFNLIPAFPLDGGRALRAGLWRWTKDFRRATRWASLAGSILGFFLMLSGVAQAFTGNFIVGVWWFIVGLFLRGTAKASYYQVVARTMLGSEPIQRFMTPNPASVSPDLTVDKLVEEHFYRSLHTMYPVVDDSRLVGCISSKQISGIPRDQWNRFLVRDVALPCSKDNTVDIETGALAALAIMNRTGNSQLLVMDGDRLAGIVTLKDLLKLLALKLDLEGVA
- a CDS encoding ATP synthase F1, beta subunit; this encodes MKYTTSLSNLGTVISVRGSVVDVRFDVHLPPIYSLLHAKEGEIAIEVLAQLDAHRVRGIALTPTQGLARGMAVEDTGGPLHAPVGKGILSRMFDVFGKPIDRQGEVSDVEWRTIHRAPPPLSRCSTKSEVFETGIKVIDVLMPLERGGKAGLFGGAGVGKTVLLTEMIHNMVGQHAGMSIFCGIGERCREGEELYRDMKAAGVLRNMVMLFGQMNEPPGARFRVGHTALTMAEYFRDDEQRDVLLLIDNIFRFIQAGMEISGMMGQMPSRLGYQPTMGTELSQLEERIANTDTGAITSIQAVYVPADDFTDPAAVHTFSHLSASIVLSRKRASEGLYPAIDPLQSSSKMATPGIIGERHYTLAQDIRRTLAQYAALKDIIAMLGLEQLSREDRHVVARARRLERFLTQPFFATEQFSGITGKLVSLKDTLDGCERILRDEFKDIPESALYMIGVIDEAKADMKPVADSTLNTKSKPRTKTGKKPQAKVQHAADTHES
- a CDS encoding alternate ATP synthase, F0 subunit A encodes the protein MRLSPDEIIFWQYGFFKLNATIVLTWGLMFVLVVGSELITRKLSTGLRRSRWQNFLEIIVTAIEKQIEEVGLRHPEKYLPFLGTLFLFVAAASLGTVIPGYEPPTGSLSTTTALALCVFVAVPLFGIEEQGVGGYLKSYAQPTAIMLPFNIIGELSRTLALAVRLFGNMMSGAMIIGILLTITPFIFPIAMTALGLLTGMVQAYIFSILAAVYIAAATRARRPRPEPDAKH
- a CDS encoding hypothetical protein (conserved protein of unknown function); translated protein: MPWRKTITLGLGVMLCLLVGWGSGLAGKESALVPAETVVDYIHAVLTSDRTFYTVHVVEGMQRRGVIESSEHWRSEKALPLPAQFFQESSRLAALTGVKVQYRLVSLHPINKLSGPANEFEKKGLEAVMAEPDRPYKGFVTEGGERRFQALYADHAVSPVCVTCHNAHPQSPKRDYKLDDVLGAVSISIPAPR
- a CDS encoding putative ATPase F0F1 AtpR-like subunit, yielding MNEAVSLMDALIAGVLLGTLFFGGLWWTVRQGISTKRPALWFLGSLLLRTGVVLGGFYVVAAGHWERLLLCLLGFVIAHFIVTRFTGPPVAHHNSSAKEAGHAS
- a CDS encoding hypothetical protein (conserved protein of unknown function); translated protein: MSRGTAMKHDDRTELPVDRHDLVTGYETPVFRATLGRMLTQHLSALIATLLFGLASVQAAQEHPGAQVQATDATQTPLYTNLGSLHYPVTTSMPLAQRYFDQGLRLYYAFNHSEAIRSFQEGARLDPDCAMCYWGIALANGPNINAPMDTASSRLAYATLQQALKHEKKMSARERALIHALAARYEAEPPVDRAELDAAYARAMADVVQRFPDDPEAKTLYAESLMDLSPWDYWTSDGKPRPNTTKILSHLEQVLATDPNHPGANHFYVHAVEALHPERAIEAAERLASLMPGAGHLIHMPGHIYIRIGRYEDAIKANEHAVHADETYIRDHGPVTGIYMLGYYPHNYDFLAFAASMIGREKQAISAADKIASMAPNELLREQGMAFLQHHQTRNLQMRVRFGRWDELLSADAPAEDLPHARAIWLYAHGRALATRGHLRAADAALAQLQAIARDPQVKSLQLEFNTSGAVLGIAGEVLAGHIIAAKGDLTHAIGRLREAARREDALVYGEPPEWTVPVRQELGSLLLQAGHPDEAEGVFREDLKRFPQNLWSQQGLAQALRLLNRETEAEAIVERVRAIRASIQE
- a CDS encoding ATP synthase subunit c 1, whose product is MDSLTIIAVASIVTAGITTSFGAIGPALGEGRAVSSALTSLAQQPDASATITRTLFVGLAMIESTAIYCFVVSMILLFANPFWNHVIAQAAGK
- a CDS encoding alternate ATP synthase, F0 subunit b, coding for MLIDWFTVIAQALNFLILVWLMRRFLYNPILHALDEREKRILAELADAAAKQTEAQTQRDEFQHKNEEFVRQRAALLNQATEDAKAEGQRLLDEARQAADALSAKRQETLRNDAHHLNQAISRRTQQEVFAIARKVLTDLATTSLEERIGEVFIRRLQGMDGESKSGLAAALTTSANPARVRSAFDLPAEERAAIQQALNEAFSAEISVRFETAPDLISGIELTTNGHKLAWSIADYLLSLEKGVGELLTKKDTSQAKAEPQSEEPQPLTQSH